A window from Ignavibacteriota bacterium encodes these proteins:
- a CDS encoding tryptophan synthase subunit alpha, protein MSRIREKIISVNEKNEKALTIFLTAGFPTIEKFVELVLNIEKAGADILEIGLPFGDSLADGPVIQSSYTVALKNNVNLLTTFELITELRKKSDIPIVIMSSSNPVLAFGKKEFVKNCLNAKVDGIIIPDIPLEEYDDFYKNDFNAIDKILLTTPTSSEKRISAIDEKSSGFVYCVSVVGTTGVREKFDNYVLKNLERTYAIVKKNKMQIGFGISSAEDIKKFSPFCDGVIVGSAIVKSLANDDNNFSNTIELVKELKNATKNY, encoded by the coding sequence ATGAGTAGAATTAGAGAAAAAATTATTTCCGTGAATGAAAAAAATGAAAAGGCATTAACAATATTTTTAACTGCCGGATTTCCAACTATTGAAAAGTTTGTTGAGTTAGTTTTAAATATTGAAAAAGCTGGAGCAGATATTCTGGAAATAGGTTTACCTTTTGGTGATTCGCTTGCTGATGGTCCGGTTATTCAATCATCTTATACAGTTGCCTTAAAAAATAATGTAAACTTGTTAACTACATTTGAGTTGATTACCGAATTAAGAAAAAAGTCGGATATTCCAATTGTGATAATGAGTTCCAGCAATCCGGTATTAGCTTTTGGAAAGAAAGAATTTGTGAAAAATTGTTTAAATGCAAAAGTTGATGGAATTATTATTCCCGATATTCCGCTTGAAGAATATGATGATTTTTACAAAAATGATTTTAATGCAATTGATAAAATTTTGTTAACCACTCCAACTTCTAGTGAAAAAAGAATTTCTGCAATTGATGAAAAAAGCAGTGGATTTGTATATTGTGTGAGCGTTGTTGGAACAACCGGAGTTCGTGAAAAATTTGATAATTATGTTTTGAAAAATTTAGAAAGAACTTACGCAATTGTTAAAAAGAATAAAATGCAAATTGGTTTCGGAATTTCTTCTGCAGAAGATATTAAGAAATTTTCACCATTTTGTGATGGAGTAATTGTTGGTAGCGCAATTGTAAAATCTTTAGCAAATGATGATAACAATTTTTCAAATACTATTGAATTGGTGAAAGAATTAAAAAATGCAACAAAAAATTATTAA
- a CDS encoding phosphoribosylanthranilate isomerase, protein MKIKICGITNFEDAELACDLGADAIGFIFYNKSKRFVNTEIVKNIISNLPPFILKVGVFVNEEISMVNQIMRECKLNIAQLHGDENFEYIQKIHYPIIKAIGVSHNFEYNILNEFSNYNILLDTYNEKGFGGTGEKFNWCFIPSKIKSKIILAGGIKEENLEEIFTTISPYAIDVSSYLEKYPGKKDKNKMISFFDKYNKLKNSQNI, encoded by the coding sequence ATGAAAATTAAAATTTGTGGTATTACAAATTTTGAAGATGCAGAACTTGCTTGTGATTTGGGTGCAGATGCAATTGGATTTATTTTCTACAACAAAAGTAAAAGATTTGTAAATACCGAAATTGTTAAAAATATTATTTCAAACTTGCCGCCATTTATTTTAAAAGTTGGTGTTTTTGTAAATGAAGAAATCAGTATGGTCAATCAAATTATGCGGGAATGTAAATTAAATATTGCTCAGCTGCACGGTGATGAAAATTTTGAATATATTCAGAAAATTCATTATCCAATAATAAAAGCAATTGGAGTTTCACACAATTTTGAGTATAACATTTTGAATGAATTTTCTAATTATAATATTTTACTTGATACATATAACGAAAAGGGATTTGGCGGAACCGGAGAAAAATTTAATTGGTGTTTTATCCCAAGTAAAATAAAAAGTAAAATAATTTTAGCTGGTGGAATTAAAGAAGAAAATCTTGAAGAAATATTTACAACAATTTCTCCTTATGCAATTGATGTTTCTTCATACTTAGAAAAATATCCCGGGAAAAAAGATAAAAATAAGATGATAAGTTTTTTTGATAAATATAATAAACTAAAAAATTCACAAAATATATAA
- a CDS encoding RNA polymerase sigma factor RpoD/SigA, translating into MKITKQITNRESQSLDKYFQEIGKVDLITPEEEIELAIKIRDGNKAALDKLTKANLRFVVSVAKQYQHQGLPLSDLINEGNLGLIKAAKKFDETRGFKFISYAVWWIRQSIMQAIADQSRMVRLPLNRVGELSKISKAASMLEQELERKPSVEEIAQELEMNVDDVAYTLRHSGRQVSVDAPFSQSEDSKSSLLDIMPNEDQPQPDHRLMSESLRNEIERVLSTLSEKEATVIKLYFGFNTEYTATLEEIGEILNLTRERVRQIKEQALRKLRHASRSKKLKVYLG; encoded by the coding sequence TTGAAAATCACTAAACAAATAACCAACAGAGAAAGTCAATCGTTGGACAAATATTTCCAAGAAATTGGCAAAGTTGATCTTATTACTCCAGAAGAGGAAATAGAACTTGCCATTAAAATTAGAGATGGAAATAAAGCTGCTTTAGATAAGCTTACAAAAGCTAATTTAAGGTTTGTGGTAAGTGTTGCTAAACAATATCAACATCAAGGATTACCACTAAGCGATTTAATTAACGAAGGCAATCTTGGTTTGATTAAAGCTGCAAAGAAATTTGATGAAACGAGAGGATTTAAATTTATATCCTACGCCGTGTGGTGGATTCGTCAATCAATTATGCAAGCAATTGCAGATCAATCAAGAATGGTTCGTTTACCTCTAAACAGAGTTGGGGAATTGTCCAAAATTTCTAAAGCTGCAAGCATGCTTGAACAAGAGCTTGAAAGAAAACCAAGCGTTGAAGAAATTGCTCAAGAATTAGAAATGAATGTTGATGACGTTGCATATACACTTCGTCATTCGGGCAGACAAGTTTCTGTTGATGCGCCTTTTTCACAAAGTGAAGATAGTAAAAGTAGTCTTCTGGATATTATGCCAAACGAAGATCAGCCGCAACCGGATCATCGTTTAATGAGCGAATCTTTAAGAAACGAAATTGAAAGAGTACTTTCTACTTTATCTGAAAAAGAAGCAACAGTTATTAAATTGTATTTTGGATTTAATACAGAATACACCGCAACTTTGGAAGAAATTGGTGAAATATTAAATCTAACTCGTGAAAGAGTTAGACAAATCAAAGAACAAGCTTTAAGAAAATTGCGTCATGCATCAAGAAGCAAAAAACTTAAAGTCTATCTTGGATAA
- a CDS encoding VOC family protein — MLKIFLKKLLIYIFSLILIIGCDNTEKVQASKNENLTETDIIKSEKVELSKTADSLTQKITTLRNQKNNLSNDSLTNRTIIYSSIKNSFLDHIIIGTNNLHEISNFFEKLGFSIKKGRLHKSGLQNNFIEFEDNSEIELIEIKNPTDNFTKEYEKLISKNSYGLQFALRVDDIENLKNNFTSVNSNFTELQKGKDFSTLSSKNINTDLPIFFIEFNELNNSKMKHENKTKGISAIWFATKNIKKTAHDLVDIGFEPIGNYSIPTFNGKIVEFKNANFKIILIESVKNEITGITISVENKSPIKKILNNSFDKTFSNKIIEKGKSIFLPKEITNSIWVEFSEGKQRL, encoded by the coding sequence ATGTTAAAAATATTTTTAAAAAAATTACTCATTTATATTTTTTCTCTAATTTTAATTATCGGTTGTGATAATACAGAAAAAGTTCAAGCATCGAAAAATGAAAACTTAACTGAAACCGATATAATAAAATCAGAAAAAGTCGAACTCAGTAAAACTGCAGATAGCTTAACGCAAAAAATTACAACATTAAGAAATCAGAAAAATAATCTTTCTAATGATTCTTTAACTAATAGAACAATTATATATTCGTCAATTAAAAATTCTTTTTTAGATCATATTATAATTGGAACAAATAATTTACATGAAATTTCCAATTTTTTTGAAAAGTTGGGATTTTCCATAAAAAAAGGAAGGTTACATAAATCTGGTTTGCAAAATAATTTTATTGAGTTTGAGGATAATTCTGAGATTGAATTAATTGAAATAAAAAATCCGACTGATAATTTCACCAAAGAATATGAAAAGTTAATTTCAAAAAATTCTTATGGTTTGCAATTCGCATTAAGAGTAGATGATATTGAAAATCTTAAAAATAATTTTACTTCAGTAAATTCAAATTTTACTGAATTACAAAAGGGAAAAGACTTTTCAACACTTTCTTCAAAAAATATAAATACTGATTTGCCAATATTTTTCATTGAATTTAATGAATTGAATAATTCAAAAATGAAACATGAAAATAAAACAAAAGGAATTTCTGCAATTTGGTTTGCAACAAAAAATATTAAGAAAACTGCTCACGATCTTGTAGATATTGGTTTTGAACCAATTGGAAATTATTCAATTCCAACTTTCAACGGAAAAATTGTAGAATTTAAAAATGCAAATTTCAAAATAATTTTGATTGAATCAGTTAAAAATGAGATTACTGGAATTACAATTTCGGTAGAAAATAAATCTCCAATTAAAAAAATTCTTAATAACAGTTTTGACAAAACATTTTCAAATAAGATTATTGAAAAAGGAAAAAGTATATTTCTTCCAAAAGAAATAACAAATTCAATTTGGGTAGAATTTAGTGAAGGAAAACAAAGACTTTAA
- the trpE gene encoding anthranilate synthase component I, whose product MKFAEFEELSKKYNVIPVYEIITADLLTPVLAYLKIREKNNFSFLLESVEGIGRLARYSFIGSSPKEIIQSENNHITITKNGKAEKLEIELLDYLHNLVEKYNHPQIENLPDFTGGIIGYLGFEIISKIESTIHFNQNLSQEFPNSILGLFDTIIAFDHYKHRIILIANVFVEEIQNSYFAYEEAISRISEIKKKIVEPISYQNKFNTISEFEGKINLEEFSSKIEKIKNNIYDGDVFQLVISERFNQKYEGDLINVYRALRIINPSPYMYFMEINEDLTIIGTSPEDLLKVKDGNATILPIAGTRRRGKTKEEDLLLEENLLNDEKEIAEHTMLVDLARNDLGRVCEHNSVFVSEMKKVHRFSHVMHIVSRVEGKLQNDKNCIDALKASFPAGTVSGAPKIRAIQLINEYENVRRGPYAGSVGYIDFNGNLDMCIAIRTFFANKNTIYWQAGAGIVADSKPELELKEIQNKSAVLVSALKFAEEIDENISNR is encoded by the coding sequence ATGAAATTTGCAGAATTTGAAGAACTTTCAAAAAAATATAATGTTATTCCGGTTTATGAAATTATAACAGCAGATTTGCTTACGCCGGTTTTAGCTTATTTAAAAATTAGAGAAAAAAATAATTTCTCATTTTTACTGGAATCGGTTGAAGGAATTGGAAGATTAGCTCGTTATTCATTTATCGGAAGTTCTCCCAAAGAAATTATTCAATCGGAAAATAATCATATAACCATTACAAAAAATGGTAAGGCGGAAAAATTAGAAATTGAACTTTTAGATTATTTACACAATTTAGTTGAAAAATATAATCATCCGCAAATTGAAAACTTGCCAGATTTTACCGGCGGAATTATTGGATATTTGGGATTTGAAATTATTTCAAAAATTGAATCGACAATTCACTTTAATCAAAATTTATCTCAAGAATTTCCAAATTCAATTTTAGGATTATTTGATACAATAATTGCTTTCGATCATTACAAACACAGAATAATTTTAATTGCAAATGTTTTTGTTGAAGAAATACAAAATTCATATTTTGCATACGAAGAAGCAATTTCACGAATTTCAGAAATAAAGAAAAAAATTGTAGAGCCAATTTCTTATCAAAATAAATTTAACACAATTTCTGAGTTTGAAGGAAAAATTAATCTGGAAGAATTTTCATCAAAAATTGAAAAAATCAAAAACAATATTTATGATGGCGATGTATTCCAACTTGTAATTTCAGAAAGATTTAATCAAAAGTATGAAGGCGATTTAATCAATGTTTATAGGGCTTTACGAATTATCAATCCTTCACCGTATATGTATTTTATGGAAATAAATGAAGACTTAACTATTATTGGAACTTCACCTGAAGATTTATTAAAAGTAAAAGATGGAAACGCAACAATATTGCCGATTGCCGGAACCAGAAGAAGGGGAAAAACAAAAGAAGAAGATTTACTGCTTGAAGAAAATTTGTTGAATGACGAGAAAGAAATTGCCGAACATACAATGCTTGTTGATTTAGCCAGAAATGATCTTGGAAGAGTTTGCGAACATAATTCAGTTTTTGTTAGTGAAATGAAAAAGGTTCACAGATTTTCTCATGTAATGCATATTGTTTCTCGCGTTGAAGGAAAATTGCAAAATGATAAAAATTGTATTGATGCATTAAAAGCAAGTTTTCCGGCGGGAACAGTTTCCGGAGCGCCAAAAATTAGAGCAATTCAATTAATAAATGAATATGAAAATGTAAGACGCGGACCATATGCCGGTTCTGTTGGTTATATAGATTTTAATGGAAATTTAGATATGTGTATTGCAATCAGGACTTTTTTTGCAAATAAAAATACAATTTATTGGCAAGCCGGAGCGGGAATTGTTGCGGACAGTAAACCCGAATTGGAATTAAAAGAAATTCAGAACAAATCGGCAGTTTTAGTAAGTGCGTTAAAATTCGCAGAGGAAATTGATGAAAATATTAGTAATAGATAA
- a CDS encoding aminodeoxychorismate/anthranilate synthase component II, whose product MKILVIDNYDSFTYNLVQLVGKFTSDIVVKRNDEINIDEIKNLNPDKIIISPGPGRPEDSNVSLDIIRELGKTIPVLGVCLGHQGIGYCFGSKITNAPKLMHGKTSKVIHDGKTIYKNIPQNFDAGRYHSLVIDKFTLSKDLEITSETDDEIIMGVRHKQYPIEGIQFHPESILTPEGENLIKNWLEL is encoded by the coding sequence ATGAAAATATTAGTAATAGATAATTACGATTCATTTACATATAATCTTGTACAGCTTGTCGGAAAATTTACAAGCGATATTGTTGTAAAAAGAAATGATGAAATAAATATTGATGAAATTAAAAATCTAAATCCGGATAAAATTATTATCTCTCCAGGACCGGGCAGACCAGAAGATTCAAATGTTTCATTAGATATAATTCGTGAGTTGGGAAAAACCATACCAGTATTGGGTGTTTGCTTGGGTCATCAAGGAATTGGTTATTGTTTCGGATCTAAAATTACAAATGCGCCAAAGTTAATGCACGGAAAAACATCAAAAGTTATTCACGATGGAAAAACAATTTATAAGAATATTCCGCAAAATTTTGATGCGGGAAGATATCACTCGCTTGTAATTGATAAATTTACTTTATCTAAAGATTTGGAAATTACTTCAGAAACTGATGATGAAATAATTATGGGTGTGCGTCATAAGCAATACCCAATCGAAGGAATTCAATTTCATCCTGAATCAATATTAACTCCCGAAGGAGAAAATTTAATTAAAAATTGGTTGGAATTATGA
- the trpC gene encoding indole-3-glycerol phosphate synthase TrpC: MTILDEIISVKKDEVKLLKQNFTLSRFKDYEFFENKNLSLFASLNKNERISIIAEVKKASPSKGIIRKDFDHLKIAEAYMNCEVDGISILTDINFFKGNISFLNDIAKYKNVPLLRKDFIIDEYQIYEAKANGADAILLISEALTKNQINELTSAAYEINLEVLLELHSEEEIEKIDFSHNKIIGINNRDLKTFKVDLETTKYISELIPQKNLIVSESGISTKESIDFVKSTKAKAVLVGEHFMKSQNIENELKKFKDNCYYEN; encoded by the coding sequence ATGACAATTTTAGATGAAATAATTTCTGTAAAAAAGGACGAAGTAAAATTATTAAAACAAAACTTTACTTTAAGCAGATTTAAAGATTATGAATTTTTCGAAAATAAAAATTTGAGTTTATTTGCATCATTAAATAAAAATGAAAGAATTTCAATAATTGCAGAAGTTAAAAAAGCAAGTCCATCTAAAGGAATTATTAGAAAAGATTTTGATCATCTTAAAATTGCTGAAGCATATATGAATTGTGAAGTAGATGGAATTTCAATTTTAACAGATATAAATTTTTTCAAAGGAAATATTTCTTTTCTAAATGATATTGCAAAATATAAAAATGTTCCACTTTTACGAAAAGATTTTATTATTGATGAATATCAAATTTATGAAGCCAAAGCAAATGGAGCGGATGCGATTTTACTCATTTCAGAAGCTTTGACAAAGAATCAGATCAACGAATTGACAAGCGCAGCTTATGAAATCAATTTAGAAGTTTTATTGGAATTACATTCCGAAGAAGAAATAGAAAAAATAGATTTTTCTCATAATAAAATTATTGGAATAAATAACAGAGATTTGAAAACATTTAAAGTTGATTTAGAAACAACAAAATATATTTCTGAATTAATTCCACAAAAAAATTTAATAGTTTCCGAAAGTGGAATATCAACAAAAGAAAGTATTGATTTTGTGAAATCGACAAAAGCCAAAGCAGTATTAGTCGGTGAGCACTTTATGAAATCCCAGAATATTGAAAATGAATTAAAGAAATTTAAAGATAATTGTTATTATGAAAATTAA
- the trpB gene encoding tryptophan synthase subunit beta, with translation MNYIYPNKDGKYGEFGGKYVPETLIFALDELEQTYNKLKSEESFIDELNDLQKNYNGRPTPLTFAERLTNHFGKGKIYLKREDLCHTGAHKLNNALGQILIAKHLGKKRIIAETGAGQHGVATATVCAKFGLECFVYMGEEDIERQKLNVFRMKMLGAKVIPVTSGSKTLKDATNEAIRDWIANVENTHYIIGSVVGPHPYPMLVRDFQSIIGKETKQQILERENKLPDFVLACVGGGSNAMGIFYEFIENLDTKLIGIEAAGFGINSNLHCATLTLGTEGIFHGMKTYLLQNEFGQISPVHSISAGLDYPGVGPEHSFLKDENRVQYFSITDEEALNATLKISEMEGILPALETSHAFAHLEYLMPTTNKNEIIIVNVSGRGDKDLNTIIEKLGDKIL, from the coding sequence ATGAATTACATTTACCCCAATAAAGACGGCAAATATGGCGAGTTTGGTGGAAAATATGTTCCGGAAACTTTGATATTTGCGTTAGATGAACTTGAGCAAACTTATAATAAATTGAAATCTGAAGAATCATTTATTGATGAATTAAATGATTTACAAAAAAATTATAATGGCAGACCAACACCTTTAACTTTTGCAGAAAGATTAACAAATCATTTCGGTAAAGGTAAAATTTATTTAAAACGTGAAGATTTGTGTCATACTGGCGCACACAAATTAAATAATGCCTTAGGACAAATACTTATTGCAAAACATTTAGGAAAAAAAAGAATAATTGCAGAAACCGGTGCGGGTCAACATGGAGTAGCAACCGCAACAGTCTGTGCAAAATTTGGATTGGAATGTTTTGTTTACATGGGTGAAGAAGATATTGAGCGACAAAAATTAAATGTATTTAGAATGAAAATGTTGGGAGCAAAAGTTATTCCAGTAACATCTGGAAGCAAGACTTTAAAAGATGCAACAAACGAAGCTATTCGTGATTGGATTGCAAATGTTGAAAATACACATTATATAATTGGCTCTGTTGTTGGTCCTCATCCTTATCCAATGCTGGTAAGGGATTTTCAATCAATTATTGGAAAAGAAACAAAACAACAAATTTTAGAGAGGGAAAACAAATTACCAGATTTTGTTTTAGCCTGTGTAGGTGGCGGTTCAAATGCGATGGGCATATTTTATGAATTTATTGAAAATTTAGATACAAAATTAATTGGAATTGAAGCTGCCGGTTTTGGAATAAACTCGAATTTACATTGTGCCACTTTAACATTAGGAACAGAAGGAATATTTCATGGAATGAAAACCTATTTGTTGCAGAATGAGTTTGGACAAATATCCCCGGTACACTCAATATCTGCGGGATTGGATTATCCCGGTGTTGGTCCGGAACATAGTTTTTTAAAAGATGAAAATCGTGTACAATATTTTTCAATCACTGATGAAGAAGCATTAAACGCAACATTAAAAATATCAGAAATGGAAGGGATTCTTCCAGCACTAGAAACTTCTCACGCATTTGCACATTTGGAATATTTGATGCCAACCACAAACAAGAATGAAATAATTATAGTTAATGTGAGTGGAAGAGGTGATAAAGATTTAAACACAATTATTGAAAAATTAGGTGATAAAATTTTATGA
- the trpD gene encoding anthranilate phosphoribosyltransferase has protein sequence MKEQLEKVIAGESLSFDEAYNVMYSIMSGSENNSKIASLLTALKIKGETAEEVAGFVKAMREKVIPIKCENKKVIDVCGTGGDGSGTFNISTAVSFVVAGAGVSVAKHGNRSISSKSGSSDVLHELGVDVQLSPELSEKALNEIGIAFLFAPLYHPAMKHVAPIRKELEFRSIFNILGPLTNPAKVKRQMIGTFSDKTAQLMCEAIKLLEMEKVAFLCTKNSFDEITLTDTTKVFEVNQDHSMYFYSLTNKNFNFPKIELEHIQGGNAKENAEIIFNIFSNKNIGPAYEVVIANAALALKTSGISDNLMECKSIAEESIKSGATLKKLIELKEFGDKYK, from the coding sequence ATGAAAGAACAATTGGAAAAAGTAATTGCCGGAGAAAGTTTATCATTTGATGAAGCTTATAATGTAATGTATTCAATAATGAGTGGAAGTGAAAACAACTCTAAAATTGCTTCATTGCTTACAGCATTAAAAATAAAGGGCGAAACCGCTGAAGAAGTTGCTGGGTTTGTAAAAGCAATGCGCGAAAAAGTAATTCCAATAAAATGTGAAAATAAAAAAGTTATTGATGTTTGCGGAACTGGCGGAGATGGATCTGGAACTTTTAATATTTCTACAGCAGTTTCTTTTGTTGTTGCGGGAGCCGGAGTTAGTGTTGCGAAACATGGAAATCGATCGATCTCGAGCAAAAGCGGAAGCTCAGATGTTTTGCATGAACTTGGCGTTGATGTTCAACTTAGTCCGGAATTATCTGAGAAAGCATTAAATGAAATAGGAATTGCATTTTTGTTTGCGCCGCTCTATCATCCGGCAATGAAGCATGTTGCCCCTATTAGAAAAGAATTAGAATTCAGATCAATATTTAACATTCTTGGACCATTGACAAATCCAGCAAAAGTTAAGCGACAAATGATTGGAACATTTAGTGATAAAACTGCACAACTTATGTGCGAAGCTATTAAGCTATTAGAAATGGAAAAAGTTGCTTTTCTCTGCACAAAAAATTCTTTTGATGAAATTACTTTAACAGATACAACAAAAGTATTTGAAGTAAATCAAGATCATTCTATGTATTTCTATTCTTTAACTAATAAGAATTTTAATTTCCCCAAAATTGAATTAGAACACATTCAAGGTGGAAATGCAAAGGAAAATGCAGAAATAATATTTAATATATTTTCTAATAAAAATATTGGTCCGGCATATGAAGTTGTAATTGCCAATGCTGCATTGGCTTTAAAGACCTCCGGAATTTCTGATAATTTAATGGAATGTAAATCAATTGCGGAAGAATCAATAAAATCCGGAGCAACATTAAAAAAATTAATTGAACTAAAAGAATTTGGTGATAAATATAAATGA